ctagtctatacatgggccctaccaaaatacaaaagactggtgaggtgactctagtcggtggcagatctggtcggaactctgttcgaatactactgtggcagctgctgatcttcagtacctacgcgatggaaaaccaacgcgctaagcataatgcttagtggtgcataatttataataacaataattaaacaattgaattaatatctacaaatcataatttctgggtcttttacatttttattgctctttggaaacaattaacattattgggatctttcctgtttacttattgtatattcaatattaattaattattatcaatgcccaagaaacctataacaaattataaaagctggatacacgggagtatacgggttagacagccatatgtccacCCAAAGATACATCCGTGCACGAGGCCGGTGTCGCACGAGACcattgtcaggcttgtaaagccagaaataaagtaggcacgatggccagtaagtaggcatatagcctgtagaataatcataccagacatatattatcagttcataattttctcggtaggcagtactgctatctgtagtccctaattggtataccaatttatccaactaaataaataagtctaggtatactatgggcaattaaatatttttaattaatttagcactattcactgttactattttttagtactgttcattggtactattaatttcatattaataggacattagtcccaatttatatattcatatcatttttaatatttaattatccttatgagtattttaattttcatatatagcatttttcccatgaacctttctttaggtttatgTTGATGTGTcatatttatctaggaatttgactaggttaggatgtctatttagtcacacttccttcataataattgctcctctatgtttaaacttgaatttcagtttttgaatcactgaatttggggttatagaactcaagttatggtcaaaataccataactggtccgtttgcctctaagctgtccagaatttacaatttctggtcaataaaatttaaccagtcatttgatcattttattgttatttttaggcttaagttccttcacaagatatgttcctctatgtcttagggactctcaggtacaatttcataatttttcaagcttggtatggtgagttatagtcagtgtattaacctggactctcagtcctataagggcaataaccaacttcagggcagtatgtttgaccctctttttagggtctttacacttagaatttggcaaaggtgtctaaatcaatattgtagccctaagtatcatgtttccatatcatatttgcacatctcaaatggaatttcctagtgggagttatggccaaatgaacacacggatatcaaatggcattctgggttcaacttaacattttccagatttcacttcctaactttggctaatattttccctaggatgcaatggtttttagagcttggtcaaaacataaaaattgttgtgctatgtctcatAAAACTTttagcactagtttcactcaatttgcagctttgcagaccaagttatggcatttttgccaaaactggtcaagcataccaaagggacagtatttttggacaatttctgggttggcagttttagtgacccaacttgtgctaccaaCTTGTGCTACCAAACCGATTGTTGGACCAGTTCCAAGTTTCACCAGTCAGCTCTCTCATTTAGTCTTGTCCAAATCTTTAACACTGGTAATAACTAGTATGTAAGTTATGTTGTTTTTCtgttgataaacagtaaataagATTTGTTGTTCTTCTATCTTTAAGATTTCTCAAGAGATGAAAATCCAAGTTTCAAAATCCCTACTGGTAATGACATAATTTTTGTTGTCCAAAGCTTGATCTAAGCTGCAGGATCACAAAatcctttaaaaaaaatattaaggaGGTCAAATTGAGCCTCTAAGGACTTGGGTAGATTTCCATGTGACGGTaaacttattaaaatttaattcctaaaatttaagctTTTCTTGATAATATTATGGCAAATATTTCTTTGTATTTCATATTTATGCTTGCATATTTTTGAAAATTGCAGAATCTTGTGATTTTTACGTCATCCTCTGACTACTTAAATGATCATAATAGGATTCTAATTTAAACTTCTGCTTGGATTAGAAACATGGTTGTGATGTCATTGACTGATAATAGAGACTTGCAaaaaaatacagtacaaattatcTCTTTCCCAAACATACCCCTAGAAGCAAATTCAGGATAGTTACTGACTTTGTATTTCATTAGCAGAAAAAGAGACTGATATACCTATGAATGCGTTTCCATGGGCTTCTATTagctgacttttttttttttggtcttgaGATGCCACCCGTGTTGGTGTAGACTAAATTGAATCCTAACTTATGTTGCTAATTCTAAACTAATGTCCGTTAATTGACATAGATTATCCACTTGATTTACTTAGCATGAGTCAAGCAGCGTAATTGTAGTGATGAGCAGTGCTTGAGAATCTAGATATTAGGTCTCCTGTGTTGTTAAACAAAACTGTTACTGAAAATTTGTGTATTTTTATTAGAAATAACTTTCAGTCCTCCATGTATAAATGATGAATGTTGATGGCTTTAACAGATTAAATTACCCCAAAAGCAAAGCATCTATTTTTTATGAAGTGCTCTAGTTTTGTAGATTTATTGTAAACTTTAAATTGTCTATATGGCAATTCTTATTATGTGAATTTGATATTGCCTTCCCCTGCAAAGCTTTAGATTTTGAAAAGTGTAGATATAGGACTTCCCTCCTCAGTAGTTCTATGATCCTAATTCTGCTTATTCAAGTGTCCTTAGTGATGTAGGATTTACTAGAGATTTTAGGACTACCTATTTTAGGAAGAAGTATAGGAAGTAAAGTCTTAATTTTGCTTAGGAATTTATGTTGATTTGAGATTCCTAATTAGTATTagattaatattttcttatttaggGTTCCAAATCCTAGTACTTTGTAGGATTACAAATTCTTCATATAtgcttttcttttatgtattttgagGAGAATTTTTCTATGATTGACAATTGATTTGAGTATTaataaaattgagaattttgctTCTTATTCCCCTTTTTCCCTTTTGTTCTATTAGTTCTACATCACCTAGTCAACAAAAAAGAGGGAACaaaaaaataaagggaaaatTACTATACAGTATAAACCACCATGACATTATGCAAAATTTGCATTCACATTCTTGTTTTTTGGAAAGTGAATCAAGTTGTCCACTTTAGTCCTTTCGTTATATTTTAGTCCCTCGCTTTTTAAGTAAAATAACTTCTTAGCCCCTCactattctatttttttttttgggcatgaaaaggttattttatttgaaaactcaaggattaaaatgtaattcaaaataaaatcttagggAATAAAGTATATAATATTTTAAGTGAAAGACAAAGGTGTTATGAAATTAAAAAGTTGAGgtctatttaattcaattttgaaAATGAAAGGACAGAAGTGTGAATATTGATAAATGTcaaagagatttttttttcccCAAAAAAAAGTTATTGGCATCATAATGTACAGTAGAAATAGGGAGGGTTTAGACTGATTAGGACATACAAGATTCCAGCTAGTACGTCCATTCAACCTTAGTAGTCTTGTGCACTTTGAATTGCCTAGTTACAGTTTTGCTCATGCTGGGGGCCTGGACCTCTTCCTCCAGTAATTTGTATAGCAGAACGAAAGGCAACATAATATTCCTACtatgcttctctctctctctctttctctctctctctctctatacaaGTGCATGATTCTATGTTGGTCAACTGGCAAATGGATGTCTGAACCATTTCTTATGTACAGGGCAAGCTAAAGGTGTATTATTTGAAGATGATGGTGATGGATATGAATTCACCAAGGGTGGATATTTGCTTACACATTATGTTGCTGAACGTCGATATTCAGTTGTTATTGTTAGAGTTTCGAAAACAGAAGGGTCTTGGAAGAGGCCCAAAAGACGCCTGCAAGTGCTATTATTGCTTGGTGAAGGTGCAATGGTACATCCTTTCTACTCAAGGGACATTGTCTTAGTTAGCATTGCCTATAATCTACCATTTCTTTTGAAATATTTTGTAAAACTTATTTAATATGTTCAAGCAGATTAAAGCATGGGGCATGGATGGAGGCTTTGTGATAATTTGGATGCCTTCAGAACTTGATGTTTCTGAGTTGGTATCAACAAGTGAGAAACAATATAAGAGTCGTTTAGGTAATATTTCTTCTTTGGAGCTGTTAGGCTGCCCCCTCATTCTCCTTTGCCTTCTCTTTCTGGTTCCTATACATGTAGTTTGATTAAGatctattttaatattattataattttcttcattgaCACTATTTTGATGCATTAAATCAATgacataattgtaacaccctaggcaaatcccacatcgacaaaacacgggagagatgctgggttcataagttgatagttcgtaacccctattgacgcgttttaaaaccgtgaggcctagtatgggctaggccagagcggacaatatcactagtgggccgggccattacatttgtggtatcagagctgctccgcgtgcaaccttgagcgatggtggggcaaacctcagcgaggacgctgagtcccataaggggggtggattgtaacaccctaggcaaatcccacatcgacaaaacacgggagagatgctgggtttataagttggtggttcgtaacccctagtgacgcgttttaaaaccgtgagggctttggcccagagcggacaatatcactagtgggccgggccattacatttgtggtatcagagccgctccgcgtgcaaccttgaacgatggtggggcaaacctcagcgaggacgctgagtcccataaggggggtggattgtaacaccctaggcaaatcccacatcaacaaaacacgggagagatgctgggttcataagttgatagttcctaacccctattaacgcgttttaaaaccgtgagggcttcgacccagagcggacaatatcactagtgggccgggccattacatttgtggtatcagagccgctccgcgtgcaaccttgaacgatggtggggcaaacctcagcgaggacgctgagtcccataaggggggtggattgtaacaccctaggcaaatcccacatcgacaaaacacgggagagatgctgggttcataagatggaggttcctaacccctattgacgcgttttaaaaccgtgagggcttcggcccagagcggacaatatcactagtgggccgggccattacatttgtgatatcagagccgctccgcgtgcaaccttgaacgatggtggggcaaacctcagcgaggacgctgagtcccataaggggggtggattgtaacaccctaggcaaatcccacatcgacaaaacacgggagagatgctgggttcataagttgatagttcgtaacccctattgacgcgttttaaaaccgtgaggcctagtatgggctaggccaaagcggacaatatcactagtgggccgggccattacaataATTATCTTCTTCCAATAATTATGTGCATGCTAAACATTTGGTGTGAAGTACTCATTCTTTTTATTGTATTCTTTCCTCACATTTCAATTGTCCAACTCCATATTCTATCTTAGTTTCAGATATCACTGATTTTTTTGGTAGTTTATTTTGTGTTTTGTTTCTTGAGTTGCCATTGCTATGATATTATGATGGGCAGATATGTGTTGAAACTTTGAATCCTTAGTTGAAAGCTTCCCGTTCTTCTCGCTCCTTTTCCCCCATCTTTTGTTCCCAGGTTCTGTTAGCAATAAGATTTAGATTTTGCTATGGTTGTATACTATATTTCTGGCTTTGACTTAAGATAAAATCTTTTATGGGCTTTCTTGTTTTATGGATTTTGGAGTCGAATTTATAGGATGAATCAGTTTTCTACAGTTAAATGTAGTTAAAATAGGTGGAAACTTTAGTGCTCATCTTGGATTTCAAAGCAATTAGGAATTTAAGGACTAAATGTAAAGCTTAAATTAAATTGTCTAATTCCCTGCATTGTCATTGAGGCTAaattggaaaattttgaaattttggagactaAAAGTAATATTTTGCCtattccaatatttaaatttagaaaatgagACTTGGAAGTTCACATTTTTATACATGGATGAATATGCCTCAGAAATGATGTGTATCAACAACTCTACCAGCATGATTTTACCTGTTGTTGCTAGACCTTTAGGAGTCCTCTTTTCATTTATATTATAATTGTTTCTCTTATTAAAGTGGCAACTGTAAAATCAATCatctctctttcttctctttttatAGGATATTTGCTAAATCAGTTTTTTTTCGAAAATAAATTTACTGATGAATACTAAACTTCAAATATTCTTATATATCAATTGTGAACTTTTAGGTAATCTCATGTTCTTTGCTCATTGTTCAATACAGAAAGTTCTAAGCATATCCCAGATGTTGAAGACGTTTCAGGATCAAAGGGCGTAGAGCTTTCTAGAATCGCTATTGAACTGAAATGTGGTGATTGGATTGTTAAAATAGTTCCCTGGATTGGGGGTAGAATTATTTCCATGGGGCACCTTCCTTCAGGTACTGATCATATTTTCATGAGAGCAGTAGAGGCACAAATTATAATTGTATCTTTCTGAGACTATACATTTATTCATCTTGTTTTCATGGCAATCAATCAATGGCATTATATTCCGATCCATTTAGAAGTCTTCACgaattttgagaatgataaaatTAAGAATTTCTTGTGTCAATGTTATTTAATTATACATCATGTGATGAGAGGTATTTTGATTCCTATTTTGTTGATGATGACAATAGGAACACAGTGGCTTCATAGCAGAATTGAGATTGATGGATATGAAGAATATAGTGGCACTGAGTACCCGTCAGCAGGATGCTATGAAGAATACAAGATCATTGAGTAAGTTGCTATGAATACCTGTTTTCTTATACAAACATGAATATCTATGTGATAAGTTGAAGCATGTGAGATAATTACTTATGAAAGTCATGATATACTGTTCTACAAGGGAAATATTTTTAGATCGGTGGCATAGACAACAAGAAGGCGAAGGGAAAAAAAATTAAGCAATTAAGAAGCTTAGAATTAAAGGAGGGGTTTTAGGTAATAGAGCTGGAAATGGTTTCGGACTTGGAAACAGCATAGTGGTATCAGGTTGAATTGGTCCAAACGGACCACATCAGCCGccaatttcatgaattttttaaaaactaTCAACAAGATgacatatatttaaatttaaattactaGTTTAAAACTTTTTGTAAATTGGTGATGTTTTTGTTTCTCCTCACACATTATTTCCTTCTTCCTTTGAAATTGTTATCCTCCTTCCCCTTAAAAGGTAATCAAATTTATGCTTGAAAATAATTACAATATGTCGCCCTTGCTTCTGCTTTATGTTATGTAGTTGCTTCACACTCAAGTTtggcaaaattttttttcttgtagGCGGGATTTTGAGCATGGAGGAGAGAATGAATCTCTGATATTAGAAGGTGATATTGGTGGGGGATTGGTTCTTCAACGGAAGATATCTATTCGAAAAGATGATCCAAAGATTCTTCATATCGACTCTAGCATTATAGCCCAAAAAGTAGGAGCTGGTTCAGGTGGATTTTCAAGGTTAGATTCAAAGATTCTTTTTTAATGATTTTGTTCATTATTTCTGACAGCATTAGTAATTCTGTAACAgtttaaatctaaaaattataaaatcccTTTCATTTTGCTTTTAGTACACCTTGCAAATGAATCAAGCTAATTGGGAGACAGAATGTCAAAATAATGAATTTACTCTGCATTGTCATCAAATATCCATCAAATTGTTTGCTTAATGCTTAGCGTGCCATGTTTCTCATATATGTACATAGATTTTACAGGATAACAGCATTACCTATCTTGGTCACTATTGATCCCACGTTTAGACATCTATTCAATTTTACTCGAACATGCAAAGCATCTATGCACTTCCTTATAACGAAAGAGTAAACATGTAAAAGAAAGTCTGATATACCTCATTTTGCTTCTATattttaatctttattatttaataaatcttcttttttttttaaatcaacttTTCATCCTTATCAATCAAGGAATAACATCTGAAATCATAGAAGTGTATTTGCTTTTGCGGTCAAGTCCTAAAAGTTTTTTTtccttaaatataaattttaacaatcaagtacttttatttcaaaaattgctCATTATTAATCTTATCCATTAATTGAATGCCAAAGGTACACTTTCTTTtctagttttgtattccctcagccacccccccccccccctccctcctCTTTTCTTGTTCA
The Hevea brasiliensis isolate MT/VB/25A 57/8 chromosome 18, ASM3005281v1, whole genome shotgun sequence genome window above contains:
- the LOC131176015 gene encoding uncharacterized protein LOC131176015, translating into MIKAWGMDGGFVIIWMPSELDVSELVSTSEKQYKSRLESSKHIPDVEDVSGSKGVELSRIAIELKCGDWIVKIVPWIGGRIISMGHLPSGTQWLHSRIEIDGYEEYSGTEYPSAGCYEEYKIIERDFEHGGENESLILEGDIGGGLVLQRKISIRKDDPKILHIDSSIIAQKVGAGSGGFSRLVCLRVHPTFIVLHPMETFVSFTSIDGSKHEIQPESGDRFYEGNLLPNGEWMLVDKCLGIALVNQFNVNEVCKCFIHWGTGTVNLELWSEDRPVSRHSPLIISHQYEVRGTS